One genomic region from Streptomyces sp. NBC_00582 encodes:
- a CDS encoding sugar ABC transporter ATP-binding protein yields the protein MADTATGPGHPAPVAEATGISKRFGATVALRDARISIAAGESHALVGRNGAGKSTLVSILTGLQQPDTGTLRFSGEPAPGFGDIDAWRSRVACVYQRSTIIGELTVAENLFLNRQSAGAVQPIRWKQLRLRAEELLGEYGVAVDPAARAKDLTVEQRQFVEIARALSFGARFIILDEPTAKLDARGIGRLFDKLRDLQDQGVAFLFISHHLQEVYDLCSTVTVYRDAAHILTAPVAELGHQALVEAMTGESASATAVAESRSPAARSGSAELLEIKGLTLPGACEELSLSVRAGEVVGLAGAAASGNVQVGEAVAGLHRAQDGSISVGRRSVRTGSVPSALAAGVGLVPEDRHIQGLVNKRSVAENATLTVTDQLGPLGMVLPARTRAFAQRMIQDLDIKTPGAATPVSALSGGNQQKVVVARALATDPHVLVAIRPTNGVDVKSKEFLLGRIRQVADGGKAALIVSDELDDLKVCDRVVVMFHGHVVAEFDRGWKDEHVVAAMEGVGTPLASAVSGTDEHGR from the coding sequence ATGGCGGATACCGCGACCGGTCCCGGGCATCCGGCCCCGGTGGCCGAGGCGACCGGCATCAGCAAACGGTTCGGCGCGACCGTCGCCCTGCGCGACGCGCGTATCAGCATCGCCGCGGGCGAGTCGCACGCCTTGGTCGGCCGCAACGGCGCCGGCAAGTCGACGCTCGTCTCCATCCTCACCGGTCTCCAGCAGCCCGACACCGGGACCCTGCGCTTCTCGGGCGAACCGGCGCCCGGCTTCGGCGACATCGACGCCTGGCGCTCCCGCGTCGCCTGCGTCTACCAGCGCTCCACGATCATCGGTGAGCTGACCGTCGCGGAGAACCTCTTCCTGAACCGGCAGAGCGCCGGCGCGGTGCAGCCCATCCGCTGGAAGCAACTGCGGCTGCGCGCAGAAGAGCTGCTCGGCGAGTACGGCGTGGCCGTCGACCCCGCCGCACGCGCGAAAGACCTCACCGTCGAACAGCGGCAGTTCGTCGAGATCGCCAGAGCCCTGTCCTTCGGCGCCCGCTTCATCATCCTCGACGAACCGACCGCCAAGCTCGACGCCCGCGGCATCGGCCGGCTCTTCGACAAGCTCCGCGACCTCCAGGACCAGGGCGTCGCCTTCCTCTTCATCTCCCACCACCTGCAGGAGGTGTACGACCTCTGCAGCACGGTCACCGTCTACCGCGACGCGGCCCACATCCTGACCGCCCCGGTGGCCGAGCTCGGCCACCAGGCGTTGGTGGAGGCCATGACCGGCGAGTCGGCCTCGGCCACAGCGGTCGCCGAGAGCCGGTCCCCGGCCGCGCGGTCAGGCTCCGCGGAACTGCTGGAGATCAAGGGTCTGACGCTTCCCGGCGCCTGTGAGGAGCTGTCCCTCTCGGTCCGCGCGGGCGAGGTCGTCGGGCTCGCCGGTGCCGCGGCCAGCGGCAACGTCCAGGTGGGCGAGGCCGTCGCCGGTCTGCACCGGGCCCAGGACGGCAGTATCTCGGTCGGCCGGAGGAGCGTGCGCACCGGAAGCGTGCCGTCCGCCCTGGCCGCCGGGGTCGGTCTGGTCCCCGAGGACCGCCACATACAGGGACTGGTCAACAAGCGCAGCGTGGCGGAGAACGCCACCCTGACCGTCACCGACCAGCTCGGCCCGTTGGGCATGGTCCTGCCGGCCCGGACCAGGGCCTTCGCCCAGCGCATGATCCAGGACCTCGACATCAAGACCCCGGGCGCCGCCACCCCGGTCTCCGCCCTCTCCGGCGGCAACCAGCAGAAGGTCGTCGTCGCCCGCGCCCTCGCCACCGACCCCCACGTTCTGGTGGCCATCCGGCCCACCAACGGCGTCGACGTCAAGTCCAAGGAGTTCCTCCTCGGCAGGATCCGGCAGGTCGCCGATGGCGGCAAAGCCGCATTGATCGTCTCCGACGAACTCGACGACCTCAAAGTCTGCGACCGGGTCGTCGTCATGTTCCACGGCCACGTGGTCGCCGAGTTCGACCGCGGCTGGAAGGACGAACACGTCGTCGCCGCAATGGAGGGCGTCGGCACCCCCCTCGCATCCGCCGTATCCGGCACCGACGAGCACGGAAGGTAG
- a CDS encoding amidohydrolase family protein: MTVPHPRPGIVDAHHHVWQLSVRDQDWITGPELAPLRRDFTLADLAPEARAAGVSATVLVQTITVPEETPEFLELAADNDLVAGVVGWTDLTAPDVADSLAWLRAGLGGEYLVGIRHQVQGEPDPRWLVRPDVLRGLTAVAEAGLVYDLVVKPHQLRAAAEAAARLPQLTCVLDHAGKPPIVSGDSAPWAEEVRWFAALPNTVCKLSGLVTEADWGTWTVEDLKPYTDTVLDAFGPERVMFGSDWPVCRLAASYGHVVDTAQKLTAWLTPSERHEVFAGTAERTYGLTFTGLPGPLQEAPCA, encoded by the coding sequence GTGACCGTGCCGCATCCCAGGCCGGGCATCGTCGACGCCCACCACCATGTGTGGCAGCTCTCGGTCCGCGACCAGGACTGGATCACCGGCCCCGAACTCGCTCCGCTGCGCCGTGACTTCACCCTCGCCGACCTGGCGCCGGAAGCCCGCGCCGCCGGAGTCTCCGCCACCGTCCTGGTGCAGACGATCACCGTGCCGGAGGAGACCCCTGAATTTCTGGAGCTGGCGGCGGACAACGATCTGGTCGCCGGTGTCGTCGGGTGGACCGACCTGACGGCACCGGATGTCGCCGACAGCCTCGCGTGGTTGCGCGCGGGCCTCGGAGGCGAGTATCTGGTCGGCATCCGCCATCAGGTACAGGGAGAACCGGACCCTCGCTGGCTTGTGCGCCCTGACGTGCTGCGCGGGCTGACGGCGGTCGCCGAAGCGGGACTCGTCTACGACCTGGTGGTGAAGCCTCATCAGCTCAGGGCCGCGGCCGAGGCCGCCGCGCGCCTGCCGCAACTCACGTGCGTCCTGGACCACGCGGGCAAGCCGCCCATCGTGTCCGGTGACTCCGCCCCATGGGCTGAGGAGGTCCGATGGTTCGCCGCCCTCCCCAACACCGTCTGCAAACTCTCCGGCCTGGTCACCGAGGCGGACTGGGGCACCTGGACGGTCGAGGACCTCAAGCCGTACACCGACACGGTCCTGGACGCCTTCGGTCCCGAACGCGTGATGTTCGGCTCCGACTGGCCGGTCTGCCGGCTCGCCGCCTCCTACGGCCACGTGGTCGACACAGCACAGAAGCTGACCGCCTGGCTCACCCCCTCGGAACGCCACGAGGTCTTCGCCGGCACCGCCGAACGTACCTACGGCCTGACCTTCACCGGATTGCCGGGCCCACTCCAGGAAGCACCATGCGCATAG
- a CDS encoding sugar ABC transporter substrate-binding protein, with the protein MKLARTRPAAAGVIAVLATMSLVTACNRDSSDSAGSSSAAPAIGIDLPRSDSDFWNSYAQYVKKDIKSDGINALPLSNSQNDVTKLVANVQVFENTGAKAIVMAPQDTGAIASTLDTLSSKKIPVVSVDTRPDKGDVYMVVRADNRAYGTKACEFLGKQLNGEGKVAELQGALDSINGRDRSEAFAECMKSKFPKIKVFELPTDWKGDVASAKLQSLLAQHPDLNGIYMQAGGVFLQPTLALLQQKGLLKPTGQKGHISIISNDGIPQEFDAIRKGQIDATVSQPADLYAKYALYYAQAAAEGKTFKPGATDHGSTIVKIPNGLEDQLPAPLVTKDNVEDKALWGNNVG; encoded by the coding sequence ATGAAGCTCGCTCGTACCCGCCCCGCCGCCGCAGGCGTCATCGCCGTCCTCGCGACGATGTCGCTCGTCACCGCGTGCAACCGCGACAGTTCCGACTCGGCCGGCTCGAGCAGTGCCGCCCCGGCCATCGGCATCGACCTGCCGCGCTCCGACTCCGACTTCTGGAACTCCTACGCGCAGTACGTGAAGAAGGACATCAAGTCCGACGGCATCAACGCCCTGCCACTGAGCAACTCGCAGAACGACGTCACGAAGCTGGTCGCCAACGTCCAGGTGTTCGAGAACACCGGCGCCAAGGCGATCGTCATGGCTCCCCAGGACACCGGCGCCATCGCCTCGACCCTCGACACCCTCTCGTCGAAGAAGATCCCGGTGGTCAGCGTCGACACCCGTCCCGACAAGGGCGACGTCTACATGGTCGTCCGCGCCGACAACCGGGCGTACGGCACAAAGGCCTGCGAGTTCCTCGGCAAGCAGCTCAACGGCGAGGGCAAGGTCGCCGAGCTGCAGGGCGCCCTGGACTCCATCAACGGCCGCGACCGCTCCGAGGCCTTCGCCGAGTGCATGAAGAGCAAGTTCCCGAAGATCAAGGTCTTCGAGCTGCCCACCGACTGGAAGGGCGACGTGGCCTCCGCCAAGCTCCAGTCGCTGCTGGCCCAGCACCCGGACCTCAACGGCATCTACATGCAGGCCGGCGGTGTCTTCCTCCAGCCCACCCTGGCGCTGCTGCAGCAGAAGGGCCTGCTCAAGCCGACGGGCCAGAAGGGCCACATCTCGATCATCTCCAACGACGGCATCCCGCAGGAGTTCGACGCGATCCGCAAGGGTCAGATCGACGCCACCGTCTCACAGCCCGCCGACCTCTACGCCAAGTACGCGCTCTACTACGCCCAGGCCGCGGCCGAGGGCAAGACCTTCAAGCCCGGCGCGACCGACCACGGTTCCACCATCGTCAAGATCCCGAACGGCCTCGAGGACCAGCTGCCCGCTCCGCTGGTGACCAAGGACAACGTGGAAGACAAGGCACTGTGGGGCAACAACGTCGGCTGA
- a CDS encoding SDR family NAD(P)-dependent oxidoreductase produces the protein MTDLSGLKALVTGGAAGIGLATARALAAQGAAVVVLDLEPTGVPRPLLGLKADVSDDASVRAAVEAAATALGGIDIVVNNAGIGAIGTVEDNPDEQWHRVLDVNVLGMVRTTRAALPHLRRSAHASVVNTCSIAATAGLPQRALYSASKGAVLSLTLAMAADHVREGIRVNCVNPGTADTPWVTRLLDAADDPQAERASLNARQPMGRLVTADEVAAAIVYLAGPAAASVTGTALAVDGGMQGLRLRPAARP, from the coding sequence ATGACCGATCTGTCAGGTCTCAAGGCCCTCGTCACCGGAGGCGCTGCCGGGATCGGGCTCGCCACGGCCCGGGCGCTGGCCGCGCAGGGCGCGGCGGTGGTCGTCCTCGACCTCGAACCCACGGGTGTGCCACGGCCGTTGCTCGGTCTCAAGGCCGACGTGAGCGACGACGCCTCGGTACGCGCCGCCGTGGAGGCCGCGGCCACCGCGCTGGGCGGCATCGACATCGTCGTCAACAACGCCGGCATCGGCGCCATCGGTACCGTCGAGGACAACCCCGACGAGCAGTGGCACCGCGTCCTGGACGTCAACGTCCTCGGCATGGTCCGCACCACCCGGGCCGCCCTGCCCCATCTGCGCCGATCCGCGCACGCGTCCGTTGTCAACACCTGCTCCATCGCTGCCACCGCCGGCCTCCCCCAGCGCGCCCTGTACTCCGCCAGCAAGGGCGCCGTGCTGTCCCTCACCCTCGCCATGGCCGCCGACCACGTCCGCGAGGGCATCCGCGTCAACTGCGTCAACCCCGGCACCGCCGACACCCCGTGGGTGACGCGGCTGCTGGACGCCGCCGACGACCCGCAAGCAGAGCGTGCCTCACTCAACGCCCGCCAGCCCATGGGCCGTCTGGTCACCGCCGACGAGGTGGCAGCCGCCATCGTCTACCTCGCCGGTCCCGCCGCGGCGTCCGTCACCGGCACCGCCCTCGCGGTGGACGGCGGCATGCAGGGGCTACGGCTGCGCCCGGCGGCCCGGCCGTGA
- a CDS encoding L-rhamnose mutarotase: MRIAPHTRVRADRVEEYEAAHPQVPEEPTAAIGLARESEWTIWRWGSPRASEVGRGGGSDLSPVLDVEDYPAMIPEPVKPPLDIARQARTAELPDVVHDCSAEGSNASLPVVWQR; this comes from the coding sequence TTGAGGATCGCCCCGCACACCAGGGTCCGCGCCGACCGCGTCGAGGAGTACGAGGCGGCCCACCCCCAGGTGCCCGAGGAGCCGACGGCCGCCATCGGCCTCGCGCGCGAGAGCGAGTGGACCATCTGGCGGTGGGGGTCCCCCCGCGCCAGCGAAGTCGGGCGTGGGGGAGGCAGCGACCTGTCCCCCGTCCTGGACGTCGAGGACTACCCGGCGATGATCCCCGAGCCGGTGAAGCCGCCGCTCGACATCGCCAGGCAGGCGCGGACGGCCGAACTCCCGGACGTTGTCCACGACTGCTCCGCCGAGGGCTCGAACGCCTCACTGCCGGTGGTGTGGCAACGGTGA
- a CDS encoding fumarylacetoacetate hydrolase family protein, with product MKLLRVGAPGEERPAVRTDDGRLLDLSSVASDIDSAFLAGDGVDRARTAVEAGGLPELDTDGLRVGAPVARPGKIVCVGLNYRDHAAETGAPIPPRPVVFMKDPGTVVGPYDEVLIPRGSVKTDWEVELAVVIGRRARYLDGPAAARAVIAGYAVSHDVSEREFQLEYSPQWDLGKSCETFNPLGPWLVTADEVGDPQDLALHLSVNGVKRQDGHTSDMIFPVEDIVAYLSQYMVLEPGDVINTGTPAGVALGLPGTPYLRSGDTVELSVDGLGSQRQTFGQA from the coding sequence GTGAAACTGCTACGAGTCGGCGCACCCGGCGAGGAGCGGCCCGCTGTCCGCACCGACGACGGCCGACTGCTGGATCTGTCCTCCGTGGCCTCCGACATCGACAGCGCCTTCCTCGCCGGGGACGGCGTCGACCGGGCCCGTACGGCGGTCGAGGCAGGCGGGCTGCCCGAACTGGACACGGACGGACTGCGGGTCGGCGCGCCTGTCGCCCGTCCCGGCAAAATCGTCTGCGTCGGTCTGAACTATCGCGACCACGCCGCCGAGACCGGTGCGCCGATCCCGCCACGTCCGGTGGTGTTCATGAAGGACCCGGGCACCGTCGTGGGCCCGTACGACGAGGTGCTGATTCCCCGCGGTTCGGTGAAGACGGACTGGGAGGTCGAACTGGCGGTGGTCATCGGCCGACGGGCGCGCTACCTCGACGGACCCGCCGCAGCGCGGGCCGTGATCGCCGGCTACGCGGTCAGCCACGACGTCTCCGAGCGCGAGTTCCAGCTGGAGTACTCGCCGCAGTGGGACCTGGGCAAGTCCTGCGAGACCTTCAACCCCCTCGGCCCCTGGTTGGTCACCGCCGACGAGGTCGGCGACCCGCAGGACCTCGCACTGCACCTGAGCGTCAACGGCGTCAAGCGCCAGGACGGCCACACCAGCGACATGATCTTCCCGGTCGAGGACATCGTGGCGTATCTGAGCCAGTACATGGTTCTGGAACCCGGCGACGTGATCAACACCGGTACACCCGCAGGCGTGGCCCTCGGTCTTCCCGGCACCCCCTATCTGCGTTCCGGTGACACCGTCGAGCTGTCCGTGGACGGACTCGGCAGCCAGCGTCAGACCTTCGGCCAAGCGTGA
- a CDS encoding L-fuconate dehydratase, with the protein MTANSARITAVDTYDVRFPTSRELDGSDAMNPDPDYSAAYVVLRTDAGDGLEGHGFTFTIGRGNDVQAAAINALRPHVVGRDVAKLCADPGSLSRDLIGDSQLRWLGPEKGVMHMAIGAVINAVWDLAAKREGKPLWQLLAHAEPEWLVSQVDFRYIADALTPAEALQLLREGRAGQAEREAILLERGYPGYTTSPGWLGYSDDKLTRLAKQAVADGFTQIKLKVGADLDEDIRRLRTARAAVGDGIRIAIDANQRWNVDEAIEWTNSLAEFDPYWIEEPTSPDDILGHAAVRRAVAPVKVATGEHVQNRIVFKQLLQAGALDILQIDAARVGGVNENLAILLLAAKFGVPVCPHAGGVGLCELVQHLSMFDYLAVSGTTDNRVIEYVDHLHQHFTAPVVMRDGHYAAPLAPGFSATMREESLARYRYPDGTFWVADRAGQEDAT; encoded by the coding sequence TTGACTGCCAACTCAGCCCGGATCACCGCGGTCGACACCTACGACGTCCGCTTCCCGACCTCACGGGAACTGGACGGCTCGGACGCGATGAACCCGGACCCCGACTACTCCGCTGCCTACGTCGTGCTGCGCACCGACGCAGGCGACGGGCTCGAAGGCCACGGCTTCACCTTCACCATCGGACGCGGCAACGACGTCCAGGCGGCCGCGATCAACGCACTGCGGCCGCATGTGGTGGGGCGTGATGTGGCGAAGCTGTGTGCCGACCCGGGCTCGCTCAGCCGCGATCTGATCGGGGACAGCCAGCTGCGCTGGCTCGGCCCCGAGAAGGGCGTGATGCACATGGCCATCGGGGCCGTGATCAACGCCGTATGGGACCTCGCCGCCAAGCGGGAGGGCAAGCCACTGTGGCAGCTGCTCGCCCACGCCGAACCCGAGTGGCTGGTCTCCCAGGTCGATTTCCGCTACATCGCCGACGCCCTCACCCCCGCGGAGGCCCTGCAGCTGCTGCGCGAGGGCCGGGCGGGACAGGCGGAGCGCGAGGCCATCCTGCTGGAGCGCGGCTACCCCGGCTACACCACCTCCCCGGGCTGGCTCGGCTACTCCGACGACAAGCTCACCCGGCTCGCCAAGCAGGCCGTCGCCGACGGCTTCACCCAGATCAAGCTCAAGGTCGGCGCCGACCTCGACGAAGACATCCGGCGGCTGCGCACCGCCCGGGCCGCCGTCGGCGACGGCATCCGCATCGCCATCGACGCCAACCAGCGATGGAACGTCGACGAGGCGATCGAGTGGACCAACAGCCTCGCCGAGTTCGACCCGTACTGGATCGAGGAGCCCACCAGCCCCGACGACATCCTCGGCCACGCGGCAGTACGCCGCGCGGTGGCACCGGTGAAGGTCGCCACCGGCGAACACGTGCAGAACCGCATCGTCTTCAAGCAACTCCTGCAGGCCGGCGCCCTCGACATCCTCCAGATCGACGCGGCCCGGGTCGGCGGAGTCAACGAGAACCTCGCCATCCTGCTGCTCGCCGCCAAGTTCGGGGTGCCGGTGTGCCCGCACGCCGGCGGGGTGGGGCTGTGCGAGCTGGTGCAGCACCTGTCGATGTTCGACTACCTGGCGGTGTCCGGCACCACCGACAACCGCGTCATCGAGTACGTCGACCATCTCCACCAGCACTTCACCGCGCCCGTGGTGATGCGTGACGGCCACTACGCCGCTCCGCTCGCCCCCGGCTTCTCCGCCACCATGCGCGAGGAATCCCTCGCCCGATACCGCTACCCCGACGGAACGTTCTGGGTCGCCGACCGCGCCGGACAGGAGGACGCGACATGA
- a CDS encoding aldo/keto reductase produces MRTTTLGGSAVGVTQLALGCAGLGNLYQPVTNEAALATVAAAWDAGIRAFDTAPHYGLGLSERRLGAALRDRPRDTYTVSTKVGRLLVPDPEGGCGDDLANGFAVSATHRRVWDFSADGVLRSLEASLDRLGLDRIDVALLHDPDDHAEQALREAYPALERLRTEGVVGAIGIGMNQSALPARFLRETDIDVVLLAGRYTLLDQDGLVELLPEAAARGRSVVIGGVFNSGLLTAPRPGATYDYAPAPQPVLDRALRLLEVTERHGVPLRAAALRFPFGHSAVASVLTGARSPEELRDTVEQLRRPVPDALWDELRAEGLLAVDTPVPVSTPSKEPS; encoded by the coding sequence GTGAGGACCACCACGCTGGGCGGCAGCGCGGTCGGGGTCACACAGCTCGCGCTCGGGTGTGCCGGCCTCGGCAACCTCTACCAGCCGGTCACCAACGAGGCCGCCCTAGCCACCGTGGCGGCGGCCTGGGACGCCGGAATCCGCGCCTTCGACACCGCGCCCCACTACGGGCTCGGCCTGTCGGAACGGCGGCTCGGCGCGGCACTGCGCGACCGCCCCCGGGACACCTACACCGTCTCCACCAAGGTGGGCCGGCTGCTCGTACCCGACCCGGAGGGCGGCTGCGGCGACGACCTCGCGAACGGCTTCGCCGTCTCCGCGACCCACCGTCGCGTCTGGGACTTCAGCGCCGACGGCGTGCTGCGCTCGCTGGAGGCGAGCCTGGACCGCCTCGGCCTCGACCGGATCGACGTGGCCCTGCTGCACGACCCGGACGACCACGCCGAACAGGCCCTGCGCGAGGCCTACCCGGCGCTGGAACGCCTGCGCACCGAAGGCGTGGTCGGGGCCATCGGCATCGGGATGAACCAGTCGGCGCTACCCGCCCGCTTCCTGCGCGAGACCGACATCGACGTCGTGCTGCTGGCCGGCCGCTACACCCTCCTGGACCAGGACGGCCTCGTCGAACTGCTGCCGGAGGCCGCCGCCCGCGGCCGGAGCGTGGTCATCGGCGGCGTCTTCAACTCGGGGCTGCTCACCGCCCCGCGACCGGGTGCCACGTACGACTACGCCCCGGCACCCCAGCCGGTGCTCGACCGCGCGCTGCGCCTGCTGGAGGTGACCGAACGCCACGGCGTTCCGCTGCGCGCCGCCGCCCTACGCTTCCCCTTCGGCCACTCCGCGGTCGCGAGCGTCCTGACCGGCGCCCGCTCCCCCGAAGAGCTACGGGACACCGTCGAGCAGCTGCGCCGCCCGGTCCCGGACGCGCTGTGGGACGAGCTGCGCGCCGAGGGACTGCTCGCCGTGGACACCCCCGTCCCCGTATCGACGCCGTCGAAGGAGCCTTCTTGA
- a CDS encoding (Fe-S)-binding protein, translated as MRIALFITCFNDTMFPRTGQAVTALLERLGHTVEFPQGQTCCGQMHFNTGYRPEALPMVRRFTEVFAGYDAVVAPSGSCAGMVRDNHRVVAAQYGDPVLTEAVEQVAPTVYELSELLVDVLGVTDVGAYFPHRVTYHPTCHSLRMLRVGDRPLRLLRAVKGIDLVELPAADSCCGFGGTFALKNADVSNAMLADKMRHVLDTGAEFLTAGDNSCLTHIGGGLSRLRTGVGTLHLAEILASTEGDTR; from the coding sequence ATGCGCATAGCTCTCTTCATCACCTGCTTCAACGACACCATGTTCCCCCGCACCGGCCAAGCAGTGACCGCGCTCCTGGAACGCCTCGGCCACACCGTGGAGTTCCCGCAGGGGCAGACCTGCTGCGGCCAGATGCACTTCAACACCGGCTACCGTCCCGAAGCCCTGCCCATGGTGCGCCGATTCACCGAGGTCTTCGCGGGCTACGACGCCGTCGTCGCCCCCTCCGGATCCTGCGCGGGCATGGTGCGCGACAACCACCGGGTGGTCGCCGCCCAGTACGGGGACCCCGTTCTCACCGAGGCGGTCGAGCAGGTGGCGCCCACGGTGTACGAACTGTCGGAACTCCTCGTCGACGTACTGGGCGTCACCGACGTCGGCGCGTACTTCCCGCACCGCGTCACCTACCACCCCACCTGCCACTCACTGCGCATGCTGCGCGTCGGAGACCGGCCGCTCAGGCTGCTGCGCGCGGTGAAGGGCATCGACCTCGTCGAACTGCCCGCCGCCGACTCCTGCTGCGGCTTCGGCGGCACCTTCGCGCTGAAGAACGCCGACGTCTCCAACGCCATGCTGGCCGACAAGATGCGCCATGTCCTGGACACCGGCGCCGAGTTCCTGACCGCCGGCGACAACTCCTGTCTCACGCACATCGGCGGCGGCCTGTCCCGGCTCCGCACCGGCGTCGGGACACTGCACCTGGCCGAGATCCTGGCCTCCACGGAAGGGGACACACGGTGA
- a CDS encoding LutB/LldF family L-lactate oxidation iron-sulfur protein yields MSGADNVVWLGTPAFPEAARDALADTRLRANLRRATGTIRDKRLAVAAELEDWEELRETAAAIKRHTLRHLDHHLLRLEKAVTAAGGTVHWAADAAEANRIVTGLVEATGEREVVKVKSMATQEIGLNEALADAGIRAYETDLAELIVQLGGDRPSHILVPAIHRGRSEIREIFRREMGEWGKPAPDTLTDDPRDLAEAARLHLREKFLRAKVAVSGANFAAADTGTVVVVESEGNGRMCLTLPETLITVMGIEKVLPSFADLDVFLQLLPRSSTGERMNPYTSLWTGVTEGDGPQDFHLVLLDNGRTATLADEVGRQALNCIRCSACLNVCPVYERTGGHAYGSVYPGPIGAVLTPQLVGVENAASLPFASTLCGACYDACPVKINIPEVLAHLRAEAVEAKRQSRLLPTTEALAMKAATAVLSSPKRLAAAQRLAALGARLVAREGRIGFLPGPLARWSATRDAPAPARESMRAWWRRTRTTGRDEGPTTAEGNEAR; encoded by the coding sequence GTGAGCGGCGCCGACAACGTCGTATGGCTGGGCACACCGGCCTTTCCCGAGGCCGCGCGCGACGCGCTCGCCGACACCCGGCTGCGGGCGAACCTGCGCCGGGCCACCGGCACCATCCGCGACAAGCGCCTCGCGGTCGCCGCCGAACTGGAGGACTGGGAGGAGCTGCGGGAGACGGCCGCGGCGATCAAGCGCCACACCCTGCGTCACCTCGACCACCATCTCCTGCGGCTGGAGAAGGCGGTGACCGCCGCGGGCGGAACCGTGCACTGGGCGGCGGACGCCGCCGAGGCCAACCGCATCGTCACCGGCCTGGTGGAGGCGACCGGCGAACGGGAGGTCGTCAAGGTCAAGTCGATGGCCACGCAGGAGATCGGCCTCAACGAGGCGCTCGCCGACGCCGGCATCCGCGCATATGAGACCGATCTCGCCGAACTCATCGTGCAGTTGGGCGGTGACCGCCCCTCCCACATCCTCGTGCCGGCCATCCACCGGGGCCGCTCCGAGATCCGGGAGATCTTCCGGCGGGAGATGGGAGAGTGGGGCAAGCCCGCCCCCGACACCCTCACCGACGACCCGCGCGACCTCGCCGAAGCGGCCCGGCTCCATCTGCGGGAGAAGTTCCTGCGCGCCAAGGTGGCCGTCTCCGGGGCCAACTTCGCAGCCGCCGACACCGGCACGGTGGTGGTCGTGGAGTCGGAGGGCAACGGACGGATGTGCCTGACGCTGCCGGAGACACTGATCACCGTCATGGGCATCGAGAAGGTGCTCCCGTCCTTCGCCGACCTGGACGTCTTCCTCCAGCTCCTCCCCCGCTCGTCCACTGGCGAGCGCATGAACCCGTACACCTCCCTGTGGACCGGCGTCACCGAGGGCGACGGTCCCCAGGACTTCCACCTGGTGCTCCTCGACAACGGCCGCACCGCCACCCTGGCGGACGAGGTGGGTCGCCAGGCGCTGAACTGCATCCGCTGCTCGGCCTGCCTGAACGTCTGCCCGGTGTACGAGCGCACCGGCGGCCACGCCTACGGCTCCGTCTATCCCGGGCCGATCGGCGCCGTCCTGACCCCGCAGCTCGTCGGCGTCGAGAACGCCGCCTCGCTGCCCTTCGCCTCGACTCTGTGCGGGGCCTGCTACGACGCGTGCCCCGTGAAGATCAACATTCCCGAGGTGCTGGCCCATCTGCGCGCCGAGGCGGTGGAGGCGAAGCGCCAAAGCCGGCTGCTGCCCACCACCGAGGCGCTGGCCATGAAGGCCGCGACGGCGGTGCTGTCCTCCCCGAAACGCCTGGCAGCCGCCCAGCGGCTCGCAGCCCTCGGCGCCCGCCTGGTGGCCCGCGAGGGCCGGATCGGCTTCCTGCCGGGTCCCCTCGCCCGCTGGTCCGCCACCCGGGACGCGCCGGCGCCGGCCCGGGAATCGATGCGTGCCTGGTGGCGCCGTACGAGAACGACCGGACGAGACGAAGGCCCTACGACGGCAGAAGGGAACGAAGCACGATGA